The following proteins come from a genomic window of Nycticebus coucang isolate mNycCou1 chromosome 11, mNycCou1.pri, whole genome shotgun sequence:
- the LOC128598440 gene encoding T-complex protein 11 X-linked protein 2-like isoform X1, with protein MPRSEETVLQNDPNEAKCGAHNSETSEKNQEEEDFCLNNYSPHLIETINEVSRMSIAHEIMVNQDFYMEENVLSPNSLEDRFMETLYNVFWDHLREQLLSNPPKFTCALELMTEVKEVLLSLLLPRHIRLKNEIKEVLDMDLLKQEAEHGALDVSRLSNYILSLMTLLCAPVRDEAVKKLQSITDPVQLLRGIFHVLGLMKMDMVNYTIQSIRPYLQEYSIQYERAKFQELLDKQPNLLDYTKKWLTKAATDLITPCLNSPDIPSSSSMACSPPDKAAKNSDPPNPIMVLYQGYLNLLLWDPENEEFPETLLMDRIRVQEMGSHLRHLTILASVLLVARSFSGSILFNSPGFVDKLKCITKAVTEEFNSKPEEAMLNVSEQVSQEIHCGLKDLGFTALSSENTVCLIGQLQNITKKENRVRSIIDQRLLLFLKCCLVRGMQESLLHFPEGLNHIEGELTELGRKFVKLMHHNQQVFGPYYAEILKNVDTLVQAQETEVEPI; from the coding sequence ATGCCCAGGAGTGAGGAAACTGTACTCCAAAATGATCCTAATGAAGCAAAGTGTGGAGCCCATAATTctgaaacatcagagaagaacCAAGAAGAGGAAGACTTCTGTTTAAATAACTACTCTCCTCATCTAATAGAAACAATTAACGAAGTTTCCAGGATGAGCATTGCTCATGAAATCATGGTAAATCAAGATTTCTACATGGAAGAGAATGTTTTATCTCCAAACAGTCTGGAAGACAGGTTCATGGAGACATTGTACAATGTTTTTTGGGACCATTTAAGAGAACAACTCTTGAGTAATCCTCCCAAATTCACTTGTGCTCTTGAACTTATGACTGAAGTTAAGGAGGTTTTGCTATCACTGCTATTACCACGCCACATCCGcctaaaaaatgagattaaagaagTTCTGGACATGGATCTCCTCAAGCAAGAAGCAGAACATGGAGCCCTAGATGTCTCTCGTCTCTCTAACTACATTCTTAGTTTGATGACCCTGCTATGTGCACCAGTTCGAGATGAAGCAGTAAAGAAACTACAGAGCATAACAGATCCAGTACAGTTACTGAGGGGCATCTTCCATGTTCTGGGCCTAATGAAAATGGACATGGTGAACTATACCATCCAGAGCATTCGACCCTACCTGCAGGAATATTCCATCCAGTATGAAAGAGCTAAATTCCAGGAACTCCTTGACAAACAACCCAATCTCCTTGATTACACCAAGAAATGGCTaaccaaagcagccacagacctCATTACACCATGTCTGAATTCTCCTGACATCCCCAGCTCCTCCAGCATGGCCTGTTCACCTCCAGACAAGGCAGCTAAGAATTCAGATCCTCCCAATCCCATAATGGTGCTATACCAGGGCTACCTGAATCTCCTCCTCTGGGatcctgaaaatgaagaattccctgagactctgctgatGGACAGAATCCGGGTCCAGGAAATGGGGTCCCATTTGCGCCACTTGACTATATTGGCCTCAGTCTTACTAGTGGCTAGAAGTTTCTCTGGTTCAATTTTATTCAACTCACCTGGATTTGTGGATAAACTGAAATGCATAACCAAGGCTGTGACTGAGGAATTTAACTCCAAGCCTGAAGAAGCTATGTTGAATGTGAGTGAACAGGTGTCTCAGGAAATTCACTGTGGCCTCAAGGACCTGGGCTTTACTGCCCTAAGCAGTGAAAACACAGTATGTCTTATAGGACAACTCCAGAAcatcaccaagaaagaaaaccGTGTCCGTAGTATCATTGATCAGCGcctccttttgtttctcaaatgctGTTTGGTTCGTGGCATGCAGGAGTCTCTGCTACACTTCCCTGAAGGCCTTAATCACATCGAAGGAGAGTTGACAGAACTAGGCCGGAAGTTTGTCAAGCTGATGCATCATAATCAGCAGGTATTTGGCCCATACTATGCTGAGATCCTAAAAAATGTTGATACTCTAGTTCAAGCACAAGAAACAGAAGTGGAACCTATCTGA
- the LOC128598440 gene encoding T-complex protein 11 X-linked protein 2-like isoform X2, protein MTEVKEVLLSLLLPRHIRLKNEIKEVLDMDLLKQEAEHGALDVSRLSNYILSLMTLLCAPVRDEAVKKLQSITDPVQLLRGIFHVLGLMKMDMVNYTIQSIRPYLQEYSIQYERAKFQELLDKQPNLLDYTKKWLTKAATDLITPCLNSPDIPSSSSMACSPPDKAAKNSDPPNPIMVLYQGYLNLLLWDPENEEFPETLLMDRIRVQEMGSHLRHLTILASVLLVARSFSGSILFNSPGFVDKLKCITKAVTEEFNSKPEEAMLNVSEQVSQEIHCGLKDLGFTALSSENTVCLIGQLQNITKKENRVRSIIGVSATLP, encoded by the exons ATGACTGAAGTTAAGGAGGTTTTGCTATCACTGCTATTACCACGCCACATCCGcctaaaaaatgagattaaagaagTTCTGGACATGGATCTCCTCAAGCAAGAAGCAGAACATGGAGCCCTAGATGTCTCTCGTCTCTCTAACTACATTCTTAGTTTGATGACCCTGCTATGTGCACCAGTTCGAGATGAAGCAGTAAAGAAACTACAGAGCATAACAGATCCAGTACAGTTACTGAGGGGCATCTTCCATGTTCTGGGCCTAATGAAAATGGACATGGTGAACTATACCATCCAGAGCATTCGACCCTACCTGCAGGAATATTCCATCCAGTATGAAAGAGCTAAATTCCAGGAACTCCTTGACAAACAACCCAATCTCCTTGATTACACCAAGAAATGGCTaaccaaagcagccacagacctCATTACACCATGTCTGAATTCTCCTGACATCCCCAGCTCCTCCAGCATGGCCTGTTCACCTCCAGACAAGGCAGCTAAGAATTCAGATCCTCCCAATCCCATAATGGTGCTATACCAGGGCTACCTGAATCTCCTCCTCTGGGatcctgaaaatgaagaattccctgagactctgctgatGGACAGAATCCGGGTCCAGGAAATGGGGTCCCATTTGCGCCACTTGACTATATTGGCCTCAGTCTTACTAGTGGCTAGAAGTTTCTCTGGTTCAATTTTATTCAACTCACCTGGATTTGTGGATAAACTGAAATGCATAACCAAGGCTGTGACTGAGGAATTTAACTCCAAGCCTGAAGAAGCTATGTTGAATGTGAGTGAACAGGTGTCTCAGGAAATTCACTGTGGCCTCAAGGACCTGGGCTTTACTGCCCTAAGCAGTGAAAACACAGTATGTCTTATAGGACAACTCCAGAAcatcaccaagaaagaaaaccGTGTCCGTAGTATCAT AGGAGTCTCTGCTACACTTCCCTGA